The sequence gtttttcaaTAGTGACAAATCAATCATGCTTTAAGTAGCTAATCGTTCCTCACTATCATTTAAGTCCAGATATGAATCACTATTAAACgtaggtatagtaagttcaactcagtcttgcgcgcggccttatgtgtgggtaacccttgtacatatacagtgactttgtgtgcgtgacaagaggtacagtcgggtacaaatacagttatttaggggttgtatacggctgtttaaagaaaaacagttattacgtagtttaatgtttatatatttataatgattctgaatcgctacttgaaaaatcaaatgatgaattttcggattcgctactctccaaggtgaattataaattctgactccatgtcaaaatgtctatagtattcttcttttttcttttgtacatgtcgacaagtattataccacatcccttcatcaatttgacttaaacgttcatttatgagtttcattatttccgtcttattttggtcgacattatgcgaagcaatataattttttgaaattCCGCactcattttgtttacattattatactggattgtacgtttttttacattcttagtccacacttttatttattgtccgcgtaccccgagctagaaaatatgtaaggagtatttaattcatcttagatatttcacctcatttatttcttagatactgtcaatgtcaatttgaaaaaacgtatgagaaaataatgaaaaactgtaaaatgtaataataaaaagctttgaatgttgtttcattttttgaaacgctacctgactccttaaacgttttctccgtgaagaactagacattttcgtaaacgactgtacccataacaaaagcgataagaacacgtcatgctcggacgacgtcactgtcatacaaatgaaagttgtatatttacaagccgacgcacacatagggccgcgcgcaaatctgagttgaactatctataattaGATTTGAATAGCCCAATCCTTGATAAGCTTACGAATTACACACAACTATTTCATCATTACTATTTGCGTATTACCCGACTGCCAGGAAGAAGGGGTATGGAGATCAACCAAGTATCCATCTAGTAATGTTagtgtgaaagagtaacaagGGTACATCCTAACAAGGGTACATCCTAACAATATGTCGTAATTTAAATTGGTTGGATAGCTCAATCCCCAAGTATTCATTAGGACGACAATTATTActgaaaaaaagaaacataatatttttgacgGCAAAATAGTGGGGTATTCATTTTCCCATAGATGCAAAGAAATCTTGGTCAAGGAGGGTTAGTCATTTCAAGGTCTGGTAGCCAAAATTCTTCTCCTCAGTCATCTGTCGTCCAAAGATATACTTTGCTATTTAGGTTGAATTGATTAAATATAAGTGCTTCCCACAATAGCCCATCTCAATTGAAACAATGGATTGTATGTTCTAAATACGGATAGATAAGGATTCAAATCCTTCAGCTTACAATTCATAATCGTATATAAAGTCAGGCCATGTTTTTCTTGAGATAATAATGGGCTATTGTTCTCTACAAAGATAAAGACTTGatgatatttattaaatactattCTCAACATAATTCTGTGACATTAGTATTCAGATAGGATCTGTATCTTGCAATCAAGAaggttacttttaattaaaggaTGCttctttaaatgaaaatattgtccaATGAACCTTTCAAATATCTAAACTACAGATCTTAGTAAAAAACCCGTTTGCATAATTGTCTTTTTAGAGTGTAAATAACTCTTGCGCATGCATTTTCTATTGCGTTTTTAAGAAGAGAATTTCCCAAAGCACATCATATTTTACTCTTGATAAGTTATGGTTTTACAACTAAGAGGTTTTCTGTGTAAGGCTTTCGCATTTTAATGCTATTTCCATTGCATAGATACTTCTTGCATATATGCGTAAGAAATCAGAATTGAAGAATTTATGCATCATTAACAAAATCCGTTTCCATTATTACAGAGGCCCCCGGCTTCCTCGACCTGAAAGGCAAAGCCAAGTTCGAGGCATGGAGCAAGCAGCGCGGAGTCTCCAAGGAAGACGCACAGAAGGCCTACATCGCCAAGGTGGAGAAACTCATCGCCTCCATTGGCCTCCAGTAAACGACTGACAATTagcatataatataatttaaaacctctgtaaaaacaaacaactttaccatattattttttgtattaaatcatgGAAAATTATCACGACTGGTTCGTTAACTGGTTTGGCAAAACGGATAGATAATTTTGAAGACGCGGTATTGGTCATATTACAGCTCTTTTACGAATAAAATGTTCttgcatttaattattttatgtcatcATCTGCTTCGGACTGGTTTCTTGAAACTGCAGTACAATATCGTTGTCGAAAATGAAGTTTAAATACAGCACAATATGTATAAACAGAGTATTCCTTATACAATCGTGAAGGGCCGTCCGTctcataaatcatttatttatttcttcggtTTAGGCACAACTAGCTAGTATTTAGGCATAACATCACATAATGTAAGGATAATAAGGACCTACCCTGTTCAATTATTACATTCTTCCGTACTTTTTGGTATGCGGTGCTGTTACAAGTCttgtatttttgttgaaaaagattttttatacaTGAAATATATCCGTTGGttataaacatttgtttttttattttattcatatttttaggaTTTCACATTACTCTCCGTTCGGCCTTAATTGTAAGTTTTGCTCATGTCAGTATCATACGATTTTACAAATGTAAAACCCCTCCGTAAGCAgcttatagtatttttttagaacTTCTTACAACTGACGGAAGATATTTACCTACGACATTTTTATGTAAGCAACATACATGTGTAAAGTCGGGGCTAACTTTTATAGTCGCGTCATTAGAATTCCAAAGGACGTGTGTGTCACATTCatgtatgaatatttatttacagtttgtGTACTTTGGTCTGTCTACATGTCTATTTGTGCAGTCATAACACATTAtgtataaatacctatttgcCTTATGAACATTAGACTTCAGTAATTGCCGCCGACTGAAATATTGATAGAAAATTGATGCAAGAAGGTACGAATTTTTGACGAAAGAATTAATATCTAATAGTTAAttctaattttgtaaataaatgtagttCTAGGCAACACTTATATTTACTAATACATTTGTTGAAACACAAGCTCAAATGTTATCAATAGGTTAGTTATCTACAACCTAAATCTAGCGAAACCCCTATCAATCAGAGACATTGAAAAACCAACGATACGCAGTAATAATCTGCTTTAGATCACTATCACTTAGTTTTTACGACAGATAACACGCCACCTAAGCATTATAGAATATGGTcacgtacctacttatctatttTAGTTAAGGGGAAtaaatacatagatttttaatgGACatctcagatcaaagaaatagacttaaacatttttatataggtaggtatgttatttttagtattatcaATTATGACTGGGAGCAAAAATAGGACAATAAATTAGCCTAAAATTCTCTCAGCTGAACAGAAACTATAAGTCTCATAGATGTCGTCTGTTACTCTTTCATGCTCATACTGAAAACGGATTAAACGAAATTAACATTCTTTTGTAATTTCTGGGGCGAAATCACCTTAAATAGGAACAAGATTCTAAAGCGGTTCAAAAGGTTCATCACTACACCAAATAAAACATCATTATTACCACAAACAAATACATTCttatattaacaaacacaaagtaaaaaaaaaatatataaaaaaaagaataaaatgtcAAGCAGAAATCAGTGTAAGTATCCAATAATGCCACAAGCTATGGCGGGCCCAGACGTTCCTGTGAGGGCACTATCCTCCGTGCTCGCCCTTCCATAGTCATCTTCGCCTTTAGAAATGGCTAAAGAGCGACCGACTATGGACCGCGGGCCAGCTAAAGAGATGAGGTGATCGATAATTCTGACGGTCACTGGTCCTTCTTCTGCCTTTATGTTGCCAAGGTCGCCAACGTGACGGACGTTATCACGGGGTCCTCCGTGACGACCCTGAGGATAGAAAATAACATTTCAGTAGGTGAGTATAACTTTTATAAGataggtacggtagactgcacatcagtggtaactgtcatgcaccttaagtcaaaagtaataagtacgatttttcctacaaaactgttaccactgacctgaagttgactgtacctacacCTACATATTGAGTACCTCAAGAAAGTTAGGCTGTAAATCAAACAGGGTAcgttgtattatttaaaaacttatagcgccatctatcgagaCAAAATCTGAATACCCAACACAAagtgcaaatattttttaaaataacaattaacattGTCAATGCCTCTGGCTcttattctaattttatttggggtcaaaGTCAACACAGCGTGTCGTTTTCCAAATCTTTTAGTTCATTCCAGCCATACCCTTCGTCTTTGACATTATCTACATAATCCAATCCATCCCATCCATTGTTCCTTTAATACCTACCCTATTAGCGATGTTGCTACTCACTCAAGACTTTACTCACATAAAAGGCGAGGAAATGTGGTCCAATCTCCTTGCAGTCATCCTTAACAGCACCAGTTTGATGCACATGAATACCATGGAGGCCAGCAGCCAGCCCTGTGATGTTGCCCTCAATGGTGACGGGCCCGTTCGGCACCACCTGCGTGAAGATCAGGTCACCTTCCACTCCTGACTCCTCGTCAGCTTGCAGGTGCACTATCGCTTGGAGTCCTGGTGATCTTTGTGGCTGAGGAGAAACAGATAGACCTTATTAATAGAGATCTGGTCTGGCTTTACAAGGTGTAAATTAAATCTAAATCTTTTCCTGAAACCTTCGACTACcttttggtgaaaatgaaaataatgtgtACCTAATGAGTTTCTTAAACACAACAACTTTGttgatattatgttttattttatttatcaattggGATTTATAAGATTGTCACATGTTTTCTTTGCTGCCGAGAGTCTAGCATTTTTCGTATTATCACGAAGAGAAAGAAGGATTCAACTTTAAAAAGTTATGTTAGTACATTTTATATATGTTCTGTGGTATGTAGTTAAAAGATATTGTAATAAACATTTTGTAGTGTGCTAAAACACGCCGTCTTCTCGTCGCGTGACACTAATTACCGCTATGTCGAATCCGCCGACATTCCCCAAGGGCTTACTTAATTACCTACTGATGTCAATGAGGGTAAGGTTTTTACAATTATTCATAATTAAAGTtatgatataaaattattatataacttCATCTCTTGACCTGAGTTAACAACCAGTGTCttatttgatgaaataaataaatatcatatcatatctgTAACTTGTAGCCAAACTTAAGTTCGGCATATAGGTAACTATTTGAGGAGACCTGAACCTATTATACCTAGAGCTTTTGTGTTATCTGACATGAGGTCAGTCTTACTTACCTTGGGCtatcgggttacccgggtacCTAACTGTGTCCAGGatgtcagataagcagtcgctccttgtaaaaagcAACGCATCCGATTAGATTGGAAGAAagtcccaacatagttgggaaaaggctaggcagatgatgatatggTAAAGTCATTTAAGACCTCAAAACACAAACCTTACTGTACTAACTAAgagattttttcttattaatttatcatTCAGAGTTACGATAGCTTTTGAGTGAACACGATGTAAACAGTCTCTGTGTGGTCCTGAAGGCTCGTATTACGATGATATAATGGTACATAATTGCtcgttaaggcgaggaagtggtcaacaataattccataaccggcacgcgcatctaaggcgccaaaaggggtcggagcgtctgagcggggcgaggataacaatacgcgcgctagcttataactaaaagtcgtaagcgacaaaatggttttgtaattttaatatttagaaatgataatttaataaaaattcctactaccattttaaagagtatgtatatactcaactactaaaaaagttaagaggcttaaatcggtcccgtttgcccataatatgtgaatctctttttaaaaagaggtatgtttgatatatttttctctgttataaaagttacctaatcatgtttctacaactaacaaaataaggcttatatcatgaactttcaggtaaccaagttgtattttgatccgttttgtatttactgagaaaaattgacatccttggcgccaaaaattccaattcgtcctcttaaccaCAGACGTGATTATATAATACCACGGTTATTACGTTTCACGGTGAATGCTCAGCAGTTTCCGAAGTTGGTTATAAACTTGTGACGGATGGATGGCATAGTTAAAACTGAACTTGAAGTAAGTACGGCTACAAGCCCGGTTCATAAAGAGATAACAATCCGATGGAAGcttattacaaacaaaaaaactacttaCTACCTGTTTAGCCGTACCTAAGCAAAACGAATACTTGCTTGTTTATAGCGTTAGGCGCAATATACTTTtttgttctttaaaaatatctacttagaCACTGCGAAGACACACACACTTCTAGCAGGAGAAATACCGAAGTCAGCAAAGTGTTATTGTCTATTGTCTCAAAAGTCTTTTAGACTTCTAGCACTGAGGAACTTTGTAATTtcttattctatatttttttctaggtATTAGAATTTatatcaagttatttttttgaagaaattCCAGTAAAAAACATGCCTAGTGGTGGTATTCACGTCTCAAAAATGGTTTAGATAAAAGATACGATCGCATTAGTAAGTTCGTGCTAGGCATAATCATGACAGGCTTTTTGCAAGCTCCATTTATGTCAGGTACTTCCTTGATATCAAATTGTTTGTAATTACCAtgaattgtttagtttttgttagTTAACGATGtgttattaatgttatttaatctTTGTTTATTAAAGCTCAATGAACAGCATATGAACAGGTTGTAAATATCCAATATGGCCGACAATCGTGCTGTTGTCAGTGAAGACTGGCATTTCATGTTCTGAggtgttaaataaatgaataatgagGATGTATGTGAGGTTCAATTAAGCAcaattatagatagttcaactcagatttgcgcgcggccctatgtgtgcgtcggcttgtaaatatacaactttcattcgtgtgacagtgacgtcgtccgagcatgacgtgttctcatcgctttttgttatgggtacagtcgtttacgaaaatgtctagttcttcacggagaaaatgttttaaggagtcaggtagcgtttcaaaaaaattaagcaacattcaaagctttttattattacattttacagtttatcattattttctcatacggcttttcaaattgacattgacatctaagaaataaatgaagtgaaatatctaagatgaattaaatactccttacatattttctagctcggggtacgcggacaataaataaatgtgtggactaagaatgtaaaagacctataattttgtataataatggaaacaaaatgtgtggggaattttaaaaaattatattgcttcgcataatgtcgaccaaaataagacggaaataatgaaactcataaatgaacgtttaagtcaaattgatgaagggatatTGGgtaatactatagacattttgacatggagtcagaatttataattaacattggtgaaagtagcgaatccgaaaattcatcatttgatttttcaagtagcaatacagaatcattataaataaataaactaaattacgtaataactgtactttaaacagccatatacaacccctaaataactgtatttgtacccgactgtacctcttgtcacgcacacaaagtcactgtatatgtacaagggttacccacacatagggccgcgcgcacgactgagttgaacttactatactcaTGTATTgattaattatatgtatatggatttatttgtttgtttaaactactgtttggtttaaaattattttaatttgtattcccAAACCGAGGCTTGCAGCACCTGTCAAGTCTGTGTTAGATTTGCAAATCAGGGGTTCCGTATTTTGGGTTTTTTTCTTCAACATGATGTTTAACGAACAACACctgatgtaagtaggtacattaaaaattgACATGCAAAACTTTTGATGACCTCAGGAAGTGTGCTTTGTTTTTTGCCGAAAACATTCAGGGACAACATCCCAATTCGTCGGCCGCAAGGAAGTACCTACCATTTTAGCGGAATCACGTTTAAACGTTTATTAtcttttttaattgataaacaatTACTTATGAGTGACGTCACGATTCCTATATACTTTTTGGAATGATGTACACAAGAGCAAGTCACGTAAAACGtgtttatgtaatatttcattattttaatatgcacgtaaatgtataattttactaATGGGGAAGTTGTGGGACCTTGAACTGTGACTGTTTTAAACagaggttattttttttatagtttcacGAAAAAAAGTGGCTGAGTGTGAATAAGCTATATTTATGATGGAAGGTTCACTTTATCAGATTCCTTAGTGTTCCTTTATTCGCCCTTTTCGGTGTTTAGCGAATTATGATTAAAAGCAGCCCAAGTTCGAAAAGCTGTTTAATAAGAGAGTAGTTCTGAAGTACAGAATATTAcgtaagaataataattttcaaaatacttaCGATGACATATTCTATTTGTTTTTCTGCTCGATTTCCAGGCGGGAGGACTTGGTGACCGAATTCCTGAAATTGTAAAAAGCAACAATTTAGTTCCAATTCTAATTTTGGAATATTGGAAGACTGTCACGAAACGTACACACATctaaattgagaacctccttctttttggaaagtcggttaaaaataatttatgacgAACTTAGCACGATAACAATACTTTATTGTCATGCATTGTACAAGAAGCTACTTATTGTGTTTTATGGTGTTGAACCCCAAAAACTAATGTCACTTCATAGGTAGCTATAAACAATATAGATTCGACATCATAGATATCTAATGTGCTTATAAGTACCAGAAGCAAgtttttacataataaacaatgcgtattgtattataaaaacagtgaattatttgaaaaactgtttttttttgtcaacagCGTTTTTATGGAGATAACTATAATGTCATCACAATTATTCGTATGATGATGGTTCCTGTGATTTCAGCATCCAAAGTCCTGGGTAAGGGagttattaacttatttaaaaaaacttggaAATGATGGAAAGTGAAAGAAAGATGATAAACAACTCTAAGTATTAAGTAATTGACGCGCGTGGGGCGTGCATACTCGGaaccatcatctgcctatcctcttcctaattttttttctgattttcATGAAGCTTGCGAAGGGATTTAAAGATCCTAGATAAAACCCACTTGTATACTGTAGGTATTGAAAGAAAATAGTTCAATGCCAGAAGCGATAGTCAAAGAGAAACTCGAGTTTCATTTATCAATTCACTTGATGATTCCCGCAGGTTCACTTAAGAAAAAGTGACAAAAACGCTGCAATTAAATACTCCTATGTCTgatccattaaaaaaatactcacatACAAATAAGGTTCCATGAAAACTTCGTAAATATTGCTCTGATAATCTTCGATAGCTGGTAAAGTCTTGATAAGAAGGTTACGTCCATACCCCGGTATACCTTGGATAGTCTTCCCGTTTAAAGCAGCCAGTAGCCATAAGAACTGGCCGAAAAACACATGGAGTCTTAAATTCATTTTTACCAATAACTTATTAgggttttatttatgtaaatttttatataagtatttagTTTTTTCGCGTGTGAACTTCTCAAGCGGTTGAGTATCAATGATTTGCCTCCTAAGGTTTTGTGCTGGAAATGATGTtcttttttagagttccgtCAGTGTTTTGTAGAAAAAGGTTTCTTTAATTAgtgttttttatgaaattattttgagaCTAACAAAATGGGCATTGAAAGTTATTCTAATGGTGGTAAAACTGATTAACGATATttggtaaattattttacacCTAATAGTAGGTTCCTGGAAAGTGTTCCTAATACCATTGAGGAGGTCAAGGTACTTTCAGGAATTATGCAAATCTATGCACTGTGAAATATCGAAAGCATTGCCCTTTTCAAATTCAAACAAAAGTTTTTTGTCTCATATTTTAGGAAACGAATTATTTACAACATCGTACTTAAAGcgttctgttttattttattgtaaaaatatctacttacttaTTATACGGAACCAAATTGAAATTCGACTACCTATTGATTTCCTTAATGAATAGCTTAATTCGAAGATACGGCAAATTGTCGTTGGTGGTGTTAACCAAGGCTCTATGATTTAACCGTGTGTTAAATGATAGTTTAGCCACGGCATTGTCCCGCCGGGACGTGGGTTCGTGCTCGTATGTTGAACGCTCATTAGCCGCGAAGGTTGAACATGAATGCGGTATTAActtgttaattaaaattgttttaaagttattttacaaTAGTTGgtttttattgtcattttatagttttttttcgtCATGAATGCTAAACTTGCTGTATGCGAGATATGTCTCTGGAATGATATTACAAGGATGTGatggtaattaattatatcattaATTTGTATATGTTTACGTTCCTTACTGCATGACACGTAGACTATCATTTTCTTGGTGCCTGACGGAGAATGGTCTTCGCAGTAAAGACTGCATAGTGCATACTCAGATATAGATGTAGATTATTATGAAGGACATACGTTTTTATTACAGGCGTTGAGGCAACACCTACGAAGCCATTCTTATACCGAGTTCATTTTCAGAAGAAACCTTCttagaaaaatacaaacaagACCGTAGACAACAAAAAGTTTTCAACCAAAATCCATAACTGTCCACACACGACGcaagttgaaataaaaaaataaaacctatgaGATCTCCTCAGTCAGCGTGACAACGTCAAACTTCAAGAATAATGTTTTCGGATGACGGAGGGAGGCCAGCTAAGATGAAGTTGTGATGAATCGGAACTTTGTGTTCAACCATCAACAGGTAAAGACCTAGATTGTTCAAAAGTCTGTCATCAAAGTTATGCTACTTTCTGTCGCAATCCAAAGATTAAAACATTATAACGGAGCATACGTGGCTACATTTCTAAGgataaagtaactatttttgaGTCACATTCTTAGTCCAAAGAAAACTTTATAATTGTGAGAAGACGATTTGTACGGATATTACAGATTAAGCTTCTGGGACAATAAACCTACTGATCAGAAAATGTTTTGTGGTATTATGTCTTACGAGgcagagatttttttaatataattttacggCGTAGGGGGTGGTTGTTCAAGAAGAACTATTAtactgatataaaaaaaaaacatgatggTCT is a genomic window of Helicoverpa zea isolate HzStark_Cry1AcR chromosome 6, ilHelZeax1.1, whole genome shotgun sequence containing:
- the LOC124631046 gene encoding acyl-CoA-binding protein homolog; this translates as MSLQEQFDTAAANVKKLKSLPSDADLLELYALFKQATVGDSDPSKAPGFLDLKGKAKFEAWSKQRGVSKEDAQKAYIAKVEKLIASIGLQ
- the LOC124631030 gene encoding superoxide dismutase [Cu-Zn]-like, with amino-acid sequence MNLRLHVFFGQFLWLLAALNGKTIQGIPGYGRNLLIKTLPAIEDYQSNIYEVFMEPYLYEFGHQVLPPGNRAEKQIEYVIPQRSPGLQAIVHLQADEESGVEGDLIFTQVVPNGPVTIEGNITGLAAGLHGIHVHQTGAVKDDCKEIGPHFLAFYGRHGGPRDNVRHVGDLGNIKAEEGPVTVRIIDHLISLAGPRSIVGRSLAISKGEDDYGRASTEDSALTGTSGPAIACGIIGYLH